In Campylobacter mucosalis, a single window of DNA contains:
- a CDS encoding AI-2E family transporter yields the protein MSSKIFIGFFVCFVLALLLYLFQSFLLNILIAALLAVATSNINVKILQITNGKKTLSAGLTTIVLLFLFVAPSLYAIASIVKYATNFNADTINSTIEYIKNYHFSLPVSFSFLEPSVDEFLGSLDFNKIITNAISSITGIGKLSAKFLTDMIFVLVFFFFAMLYGGELVKYLKDALPMQKEDSEFILSEVANVMSVVFYSIIINMILQGFLFSLVTMYYGYDGILTGILFAFTSLIPVVGGMLSWVPISLHQFASGDSFGAVVIAVYSVIVISIVADTFLKPLVIKFINSRLVKKPAKINELLIFFAMIAGITTFGFWGIILGPAIVTLFISTIRLYVLLRDRI from the coding sequence GTGAGTTCTAAAATTTTTATAGGATTTTTTGTCTGTTTTGTGTTGGCACTGCTTTTATATCTATTTCAGTCATTTTTGTTAAATATCCTAATCGCAGCACTTCTAGCAGTTGCCACCTCAAACATAAATGTAAAAATTTTACAAATCACAAATGGCAAAAAGACACTCTCAGCTGGGCTAACGACGATAGTTTTACTATTTTTGTTTGTTGCCCCATCACTTTATGCGATCGCAAGTATCGTAAAATACGCTACAAATTTCAACGCCGATACGATAAATTCGACGATAGAATACATCAAAAACTACCATTTTAGTTTGCCAGTATCCTTTAGTTTTTTAGAGCCAAGTGTTGATGAGTTTTTGGGTAGTCTAGATTTTAATAAGATAATCACAAATGCCATTTCAAGCATTACTGGCATAGGTAAGTTAAGTGCTAAATTTCTAACAGATATGATTTTTGTTCTTGTGTTTTTCTTTTTTGCTATGCTCTATGGTGGCGAGTTGGTAAAATACCTAAAAGACGCTCTTCCGATGCAAAAAGAGGATAGCGAGTTTATACTTAGTGAAGTTGCAAATGTGATGAGTGTGGTTTTTTACTCTATTATCATAAATATGATTTTACAGGGGTTTTTATTTTCTCTCGTGACGATGTATTACGGATATGACGGCATTTTAACGGGAATTTTATTTGCATTTACATCGCTCATACCAGTTGTGGGTGGTATGCTCTCATGGGTGCCAATATCGCTTCATCAATTTGCCTCAGGCGATAGTTTTGGAGCGGTTGTGATAGCTGTTTATTCGGTTATTGTTATATCGATAGTGGCTGATACATTTTTAAAGCCTTTGGTGATAAAATTTATAAACTCAAGGCTTGTAAAAAAACCAGCAAAGATAAATGAGCTACTCATATTTTTTGCTATGATAGCTGGTATTACGACATTTGGCTTTTGGGGGATTATACTTGGACCTGCCATTGTGACGCTGTTTATATCAACAATCAGGCTTTATGTGCTTTTAAGAGATAGAATTTAA
- the sodB gene encoding superoxide dismutase [Fe], producing MFKLRELPFNPAQNAVVSEKTCEYHHGKHHATYVANLNNLIKGTEFENAEFYDILLGAKGGLYNNVAQVYNHDFYWDCIAKKSEMSDDLKADLNAQLPNFKDDFIKAATTLFGSGWAWLVYDPSAKKLEIVQTSNAATPVNDGKVPLLVVDVWEHAYYIDNFNARPKYLETFYENINWDFVSQAYEWAKKEGLNSVKFYTNDLHGKGGGCCGCGCN from the coding sequence ATGTTTAAACTAAGAGAATTACCATTTAATCCAGCACAAAATGCTGTTGTAAGCGAGAAAACCTGTGAGTATCATCACGGCAAACACCACGCTACTTATGTCGCAAACCTAAACAACCTAATTAAAGGCACAGAGTTTGAAAATGCCGAATTTTACGATATTTTGCTAGGTGCAAAGGGCGGACTTTATAACAACGTAGCACAGGTTTATAACCACGATTTTTACTGGGATTGCATCGCTAAAAAAAGCGAGATGAGCGATGATTTAAAAGCGGATTTAAATGCACAGCTACCAAATTTTAAAGATGATTTTATAAAAGCTGCTACCACACTTTTTGGCTCAGGCTGGGCGTGGCTAGTTTATGACCCAAGTGCAAAAAAACTAGAGATAGTGCAAACTTCAAATGCAGCTACGCCTGTAAATGACGGCAAAGTGCCACTTTTAGTCGTTGATGTTTGGGAGCACGCTTATTATATTGATAACTTTAATGCACGTCCTAAATACCTTGAAACGTTTTATGAAAATATCAACTGGGATTTTGTCTCACAAGCTTATGAGTGGGCTAAAAAAGAGGGCTTAAACTCAGTGAAGTTTTACACAAA